In the Candidatus Saccharimonas aalborgensis genome, one interval contains:
- the thrS gene encoding threonine--tRNA ligase — protein MNQEQLNAMRHSLAHITAQAVQRLWPEARFGVGPVVENGFYYDIDVPGVKISEDDFAKIEAEMRKVIEENFSFERSEKQVDEAIHWAENAKQVYKVELLNDLKRAGTTVAKDLDASEMGTIAEGDAAVENVSFYTDGDFTDLCRGPHAESTGKVGVFKLMRVAGAYWRGKETNPQMQRLYGVAFASQQELDTHLKMLEEAKARDHRKLGKELDLFTFSELVGPGLPLWTPRGTILRNKLDAFVQTLRDEVGFEQVAIPHITKKDLYERSGHWAKFSDELFKSQSREGHEFALKPMNCPHHTQIYASQPRSYRDLPIRYRETTTCYRDEQSGELNGLSRVRAFNQDDAHIFCRASQVEHEALAIWDIIDKFYGGLGFGELKVRFSTHDPDNMAAYLGEEAKWQEVESQLLNVVKHRVGDAFMPGIGEAAFYGPKIDFMAKDALGRTWQVATIQLDFNQPENFDLTCTDEQGNPERIVMVHCAIMGSLERFLSIYIEHSAGWFPFWAAPEQIRILTINDTVKDYVDEITSILSEIVLMQPLKYNEVRFTTDDRNESLGKKIRAATEMKIPVQLIVGPKDKEARQVSLRTRSGEEKVNLDALADYLRGL, from the coding sequence ATGAACCAAGAACAGCTCAATGCGATGCGTCATAGCCTTGCACACATAACCGCTCAGGCGGTTCAACGCCTGTGGCCAGAAGCGAGGTTTGGTGTTGGTCCCGTGGTAGAGAATGGCTTCTACTACGATATCGATGTACCGGGGGTTAAGATATCCGAAGACGATTTTGCCAAAATCGAAGCCGAAATGCGCAAGGTAATTGAGGAGAATTTTTCTTTCGAGCGTAGCGAAAAACAAGTTGACGAAGCGATCCACTGGGCCGAAAATGCAAAGCAGGTGTACAAGGTAGAGCTACTTAACGACCTTAAGCGTGCCGGCACAACAGTTGCCAAGGATCTAGATGCTTCCGAGATGGGCACGATCGCTGAGGGTGACGCCGCGGTAGAAAACGTTTCATTCTACACTGATGGTGATTTCACTGATCTTTGTCGTGGTCCGCATGCCGAAAGTACTGGCAAAGTTGGCGTCTTCAAGCTTATGCGTGTGGCGGGTGCCTACTGGCGCGGTAAAGAGACAAACCCCCAGATGCAACGGCTTTATGGAGTGGCTTTCGCTAGCCAACAAGAACTCGATACTCATCTTAAAATGCTCGAAGAAGCAAAAGCTCGTGATCACCGTAAACTAGGCAAAGAGCTCGATCTCTTTACGTTTTCTGAGCTAGTCGGACCCGGTTTGCCACTCTGGACTCCACGCGGCACAATTCTACGCAATAAACTGGATGCATTTGTGCAGACTCTGAGGGATGAAGTTGGCTTCGAGCAGGTTGCTATTCCTCACATAACCAAGAAAGACTTATATGAACGAAGCGGACACTGGGCAAAATTTTCTGACGAGTTATTCAAATCTCAATCACGTGAAGGCCATGAATTCGCCCTCAAGCCCATGAATTGTCCGCACCACACACAGATTTACGCCTCTCAACCGCGCAGCTACCGTGACCTGCCAATCCGTTATCGTGAAACGACCACTTGTTATCGTGATGAGCAGAGTGGCGAGTTAAACGGTCTAAGTCGTGTGCGAGCATTTAACCAAGACGACGCGCATATTTTCTGTCGTGCTTCGCAGGTCGAGCATGAAGCGCTGGCTATTTGGGATATAATTGACAAATTTTATGGTGGGCTTGGATTTGGTGAGCTAAAAGTTCGTTTTTCGACCCATGATCCCGACAATATGGCCGCTTATCTAGGTGAAGAAGCAAAGTGGCAGGAGGTGGAGTCTCAGCTGCTCAATGTTGTAAAGCATCGAGTCGGCGATGCCTTCATGCCAGGCATTGGTGAGGCTGCCTTCTATGGGCCAAAAATTGACTTCATGGCCAAGGACGCACTTGGTCGCACGTGGCAGGTCGCAACAATCCAGCTTGATTTTAACCAGCCGGAAAACTTTGATTTAACCTGCACTGATGAGCAAGGTAACCCTGAGCGTATTGTTATGGTGCATTGTGCTATTATGGGGTCGCTCGAGCGCTTTCTTAGCATCTATATTGAACACTCGGCGGGCTGGTTCCCATTTTGGGCAGCTCCTGAGCAAATACGTATTCTTACTATTAACGACACGGTGAAAGACTATGTTGATGAAATAACATCGATTCTATCAGAGATAGTTTTGATGCAACCACTTAAATACAACGAAGTACGATTTACAACAGATGACCGAAACGAATCGCTGGGTAAGAAGATTCGCGCTGCGACGGAGATGAAAATTCCCGTACAACTTATTGTCGGGCCAAAGGACAAGGAAGCTCGACAAGTGAGTCTTCGTACACGTAGCGGAGAAGAAAAAGTGAACCTCGACGCGTTGGCTGATTACCTAAGAGGCCTATAG
- a CDS encoding MGMT family protein has product MVNNGNLQQAVYKLMSILPAEKVTTYGDLAVMAGSPGAARIVGGIAHSGPEELPWHRLVNVQGGLAIGYPGGQDAQRQLLAHDGIDCDNQYRVCDFATRRWRPKL; this is encoded by the coding sequence ATGGTTAATAACGGGAACCTCCAACAGGCAGTTTACAAGCTGATGTCCATACTGCCAGCTGAAAAAGTGACAACATACGGTGACTTGGCCGTAATGGCGGGGAGCCCCGGGGCGGCGCGAATTGTCGGAGGGATCGCGCATAGTGGTCCAGAAGAGTTACCTTGGCATCGGTTAGTAAATGTGCAGGGAGGGTTGGCTATAGGCTACCCAGGAGGGCAGGATGCACAGCGACAGTTGTTAGCCCATGATGGTATCGATTGCGACAATCAGTATCGGGTTTGTGATTTTGCTACTCGTCGCTGGAGGCCAAAATTGTGA
- the miaA gene encoding tRNA (adenosine(37)-N6)-dimethylallyltransferase MiaA — MTRKDSTKTDLPLIVIVGPTASGKTALAVRLAKEFAGEIISADSRAVYKGLDIGTAKPTHEEQATVPHWGIDLVEPGQRFTAADFKEYALQKITQIRARGKIPFLVGGTGLYVDSVVYDYSFCGESNDMQSRAELERSTLEELYIYCHKHNISLPENYKNKRHVINAILRDGRALQRSVTKSDNTRIVGITTEKDILRERISHRADSIFRDETYLEAKIAAGRYGWDNEAMTGNVYPLLKQYFNNELTLDEAKERFTALDWHLAKRQLTWFRRNQEIVWLSLDNAYTYIAQLLVPKNK; from the coding sequence GTGACTAGGAAAGATTCTACAAAAACCGATCTACCTCTTATTGTTATCGTGGGTCCAACGGCTAGCGGCAAGACCGCACTTGCGGTGCGCCTGGCAAAGGAATTTGCGGGTGAAATTATCTCTGCCGATTCACGTGCAGTCTATAAGGGGCTTGATATCGGCACTGCCAAGCCGACACACGAGGAGCAGGCTACTGTACCACATTGGGGTATCGATCTGGTCGAGCCCGGTCAGCGGTTTACAGCGGCAGACTTCAAAGAGTATGCCTTGCAGAAAATCACACAGATTCGTGCACGTGGCAAAATACCCTTTCTGGTTGGCGGTACCGGACTCTATGTCGATAGTGTAGTTTATGACTATAGTTTTTGTGGTGAGTCAAATGATATGCAGAGCCGAGCTGAGCTTGAAAGGTCTACCCTAGAAGAACTTTATATATATTGCCATAAACACAACATTAGTTTACCGGAAAATTACAAGAATAAACGACATGTCATCAATGCAATTTTGCGAGATGGCCGTGCTTTACAGAGAAGTGTGACTAAATCTGACAATACAAGAATTGTGGGTATAACAACGGAAAAAGATATTTTGAGAGAGAGAATTAGCCATCGCGCCGATAGCATTTTCCGGGATGAGACTTATCTGGAGGCAAAAATAGCGGCAGGGAGGTATGGCTGGGACAACGAAGCCATGACGGGTAACGTTTACCCGCTACTCAAGCAATATTTCAATAATGAGTTGACGCTAGATGAGGCGAAAGAACGATTTACTGCACTCGATTGGCACCTTGCCAAACGACAGCTCACATGGTTTCGACGCAATCAAGAAATAGTATGGTTGTCACTCGATAACGCGTATACGTATATTGCTCAGCTACTCGTCCCCAAGAACAAATAG
- a CDS encoding MBL fold metallo-hydrolase: MFEIEYKGANTVVISTKKTTLVVDPRLSVVGLKDIKIKDEVQLVTEPRFKVENREARIIIDGPGEYEVGDFAIRGATAQRHIDSDDSIKQGTIYRIECGDVRLGIFGNISAKLSDEQLETIGVVDILILPIGGSGYTLDPTDAITLIRNIEPKVVIPVHYADSGLQYEVPQETLDTFTKEIGAPCEEVPRYKLKGAISIPSSLTVVAISRT, from the coding sequence ATGTTCGAGATCGAATACAAGGGCGCTAATACAGTGGTTATATCAACGAAGAAGACAACACTTGTTGTTGATCCTCGACTTTCAGTTGTCGGCCTCAAAGACATAAAGATAAAAGATGAGGTCCAGCTTGTTACTGAGCCACGCTTCAAGGTTGAGAACCGAGAGGCTCGTATAATTATCGACGGCCCTGGCGAATACGAAGTCGGCGATTTCGCGATACGTGGTGCGACGGCACAACGGCATATTGATAGCGACGATAGTATAAAGCAAGGTACTATCTATAGGATAGAATGTGGGGATGTGAGGCTTGGTATTTTTGGAAACATTTCTGCAAAACTTAGCGACGAACAACTGGAGACGATCGGTGTTGTCGATATCCTGATCTTACCAATAGGTGGTAGTGGATACACTCTTGATCCTACGGACGCTATAACGCTTATAAGGAACATTGAGCCAAAAGTGGTAATTCCTGTTCACTATGCTGATTCTGGGCTACAGTATGAGGTACCACAAGAGACGCTCGACACGTTTACAAAGGAAATTGGGGCTCCGTGTGAAGAAGTACCACGCTATAAACTAAAAGGTGCTATAAGTATTCCTTCATCTCTGACTGTTGTCGCTATTAGCCGCACATAA
- the rpmB gene encoding 50S ribosomal protein L28, producing MASRCELTGKGKQFGHNVSFSLRRTKRAFKPNLQKKTFTVDGKKVTMTLSTQAIRILKKKGLLAVGGK from the coding sequence ATGGCGTCACGATGTGAACTCACCGGCAAAGGTAAACAATTCGGCCACAATGTAAGCTTCTCGCTTCGGCGTACAAAGCGCGCATTTAAACCGAATTTGCAAAAGAAGACTTTTACTGTTGATGGCAAGAAAGTAACGATGACTTTATCAACTCAAGCAATTCGTATCTTAAAGAAAAAAGGCCTTCTTGCTGTTGGAGGCAAGTAG